Proteins encoded together in one Manduca sexta isolate Smith_Timp_Sample1 unplaced genomic scaffold, JHU_Msex_v1.0 HiC_scaffold_3721, whole genome shotgun sequence window:
- the LOC119193191 gene encoding protein transport protein Sec23B-like: MATYEEFIQQNEDRDGIRFTWNVWPSSRIETTRLVVPLACLYQPLKERPDLPPIQYEPVLCTRNTCRAILNPMCQVDYRAKLWVCNFCFQRNPFPPQYAAISSSINLQN; encoded by the exons ATGGCCACGTACGAGGAGTTTATCCAACAGAACGAAGACCGGGATGGCATACGGTTTACGTGGAACGTATGGCCGTCGAGTAGGATCGAGACTACAAGGCTGGTGGTGCCCCTAGCATGTTTGTACCAACCGCTGAAGGAGCGGCCCGACCTGCCGCCCATTCAATACGAACCCGTGCTGTGTACGCGTAACACTTGCAGAGCTATATTGAATCCGATGTGCCAAGTGGATTATAGAGCTAAATTATGGGTGTGCAACTTCTGCTTCCAAAGGAATCCT TTTCCTCCACAATATGCTGCCATTTCGAGCAGCATCAACCTGCAGAATTGA